The Streptomyces sp. NBC_01439 genome contains the following window.
CGAGCAGACCGACTGGGTGCAGATCGTGGAGTGGTACGACGAGCTCGTGCTCCTGACCGACAGCCCGGTCGTACGGCTCAACCGCGCGGTGGCCGTCGGTGAGGCCGACGGGCCGCGCGCCGGACTGGCGGCGCTCGCGGCGCTGGACGACGCGCTGCCCCGCCACAGCGCGGTGGCGGCGTACCTCCACGAGCGCGACGGCGACGTGGTGGCGGCGGCTCGGCTGTACGCCGAGGCGGCCCGCCGGGCGCCCAACCTCGCCGAGCGCGATCACCTGACGCGCCAGGCCGCCCGGCTGAACAGCGCCCACCGCTCCGGCTGACCGGCGGCGCCGGCCCGAGCCGTCCGGACGACCGGTGCGGCCGGAGCCGGGCTCACCAGGTCCCGCCGTCGACCAGGGCGGCCAGCCGGTCGGGCGCCTCTTCCACCACGAGGTGTCCGGCCCCCGGCAGTACCCGCAGTTCGACGCCCAGCGTGCGGGTCACCGCCGGGCCGATCCGCTTCGGCGGGAGGAACACGTCGTGCTCCCCGGTGAAGACCGTGCGGGACACCGGCCTCGCCGGCAGGTCCGCGGTACCGGGTGCCCCGCTGGAGCGGGAGTGCCGGGCCACCAGCGTCATCCACTCCACCAGCCGTTCCCTGGGCTCGTGGTCGGGGGCGAGCATGGCCCGCAGGAGCCTGGCGCTGCTCCTGGGAGCGGGCCGCAGGAACCACGCGGCCGAGGCGGCGAGCAGGCCGGGGGGCAGACGCAGCCCGGTGAGGCCACCGGGAGAGACGAGAACGAGCCGTTCGATGTGCCTGGACGCACCCGACAGGGCGATGGCGGCGCCGAAGGAGTGGCCCATCACCACCACGGAGCCGGGCGAGGTCTCGTCGATCACCTCGTCCAGCCATGTGCCGTACCAGGACAGCCGACCCCCGCAGAGGTCCCGGCCACCGGAGCTGAGTCCGGGCTGTCCTGGTACGTCCAGCAGCGACACCCGGTGGCCGGCGGCGACGAGGGCGGTGGCCAGGGGCAGCGAGGCGGCCGCATTGAAGTTGGTACCGGGGACGAACACGACGGTGGTGGCGCCGGTGCCGGCGGATACGACGTGGGTCTGCGCTCCGCCCGCGTCCACCACGGTCCGCTCGTGCGGCACGTCCCACCCGTCGAGCTGTTCGTGGCACCAGCGCCGGATGAGTTCCCGGCCCCCCGCGCTGCGATAGATCGTGTTCGACGCCATCAGCAGGGCCTCCGATCGGCCGGTTCGGACGGGGCGAGCGCGGTGTGGAGGAGCCAGCCCCCCGCCGCGCCGACCACGTACCAGAACAGGTCGGGTGCGTTGAAGGTGGAACCGAGGACCAGGCGGGCCGCGGTGCTGTGTCGGGAGAGCTCTGCGGGTACGGCGGTCAGCTGGAGGAACTCGACGGCCCAACTGGCGGCCAGCGCCGTCCCCGCCGCCCGCAGGGGCGTCAGCCGGGGCGCGACCAGCACGACGAGGGTCAGCAACAGGACGGTGTACAGGGCGTCTCCCCCGTACTTCGCCGTGCTCCCCGCCGTGACGGCCCGCAGCCCCAACCCTGCGGCCACGGTCAGCACCGCGGCCCCCGCCGCCACCAGCCGGGTCCGTCGGAGGTCGGGGGCGGTGGCGGTGGCGCCGTCACGGCATCGGGACATGGGATTCACGGGGCCATACTGCCGGAGCCGTCCGGACCGGCCCGGCCCTCCTGGGCCTAGGTCGTCTCTTCCGGATCTTGTCGGCCGAGCCCGCGGCGTCCGGTGCCATGGGGTCTCCCCAGGCCCGCCAGGGCCGAGGAGAAGGCCGGCAAGGCGGAGGGGCGCCCGTGTACTGGACGTACTCGGGCGCCCCGACAACGCGGCCGGGTGCGGTGCCGGGCGTCGCGGGCCCGACAAGATCCGGAAGAGACGGCCTAGCGGGTCGGGTAGTCCGTGTAGCCCCGTGCGTCGCCCCCGAAGAAGGTGGCGGGGTCAGGGGTGTTGTACGGGCCTTCGGTGCGCAGGCGGTCCGGCAGGTCCGGGTTGGCCAGGAAGAGGGATCCGAAGGCGAGGAGGTCGGCGACGCCGTCCTCGATCAGCGAGAGGGCGCGGTGGTCGGTGGGGCCCTCGGTCGCCGGGTTCAGCACGAACGGTCCGGAGAACTGCTTGCGCAGGGCGAGCGTGGCCTCCCGCGCCTCGGGGGCGTGCTCCAAGACGTGGAGGTAGGCCAGGCCGAGTCCGTCGATCTCCTTGACCAGGGCCTCGTAGACCGGCTGCGGGTCGGGCTCGGCGATGTCGTTGTACGTGTTGCCGGGCGAGACGCGCAGTGCCGTGCGCTCGGCGCCGATCGCGGCGGCCACCGCCTTGACCACCTCCACCGCGAAGCGGATCCGGTTCTCCACCGGACCGCCCCACTCGTCGGTGCGCAGGTTCGAGCCGGGAGCCAGGAACTGGTGGATCAGGTATCCGTTGGCCCCGTGCAGCTCCACCCCGTCGAAGCCGGCCTCGACCGCGTTGCGGGCGGCCTGCGCGTAGTCGGCGATGGTCTGCCGGACCTCGGCCCCGGTCAGCTCGTGCGGGGTGACGAAGTCCTTCATGCCCTCGCCGGTGAAGAGCTGCCCCTGGGCGGCCACGGCCGAGGGGGCCACCGGGACGAGGCCGTCGGGCAGCAGCGTCGGATGGCCGATGCGGCCGGAGTGCATCAGCTGGGCGAAGATCCGGCCGCCCGCCGCGTGCACGGAGTCGGTGACCTCGCGCCAGGCCGCGACCTGCTCGGCGTCGTGCAGGCCGGGGGTGAAGGGGTAGCCCTGCCCGACGACGGAGGGCTGGATCCCCTCGGTGATGATCAGACCGGCGGAAGCGCGCTGCGTGTAGTACTCGGCGACGAGGCCGGTCGCAATGCCGCCCTGACCTGCTCGGCTGCGGGTCATCGGGGCGAGGGCGATCCGGTTCGCGAGGGTGGTGCCGGCTACGTGGACCGGTTCGAATGCGCTGGTCATGTCTGCCTCACACATATAGTTGGTCGGCCAATGATTGGCTGCGAGATGCAGCGTACCTCATCACTTGGCCGACCAAGATAAAATGTGGGCGGACGGTAGAATCCATCCGGAGATCTGCCGGACCGACCAGGAGGAGCACGTCCATGACCGCGGAGTCCGTACGGGAGCCGCGCTCCGCCACGCAGTGCGCGGCGGTGCCGAGTGCGGTGCTGGACGGGCCGGTGAGTCATGCGATCAGCCGGGTCTCCCGGCTCCACCGGATCGCGGCGGGCCGGGTCCTGCGGAACCTGGGGCTGCACCCGGGGCAGGAGTTCCTGATGATGCACCTCTGGGACAGCGGGGCCGTGCGCCAGTCCGAGCTGATCAAGGCGCTCGGCCTCGACCCCTCGACGGTGACCAAGATGCTCCAGCGCCTCGAGCTCTCCGGCCATGTGCGGCGCAGCCCGGACCCCGCGGACCGTCGGGCCTCCCTGGTCGAGGCGACCGAGGCCAGCCGCGGGCTCCTGGTCGAGGTCCGCAGGGCATGGGGGGAACTGGAACGCCAGACCCTGGACGACCTGGACGCCGCCGAACGCACCGAACTGGCCCGCCTCCTGGGCAAGGTCGAGGCCACCTTGTGCACGGAGCTCGCCCGCGCCTTCGGTGCGGAGTGCGACGCCACCGACAAGGGCCCGGGCGGCTGTTAGGCCGCCCCTTCCGCACCGCTCGCGACCCGCCTTCCCGCATCCGCGCACTCAGTGGGCGATCTTGTCCGGTTTGACAGAGAATCGCCATGAGACACCCTCACCCGATGTCGGCATGCGCGGATCGACGGTCCGAAGGTCGTGGGACATGGCACCTGCAACGCTCCAGGGCGCGGAACGGACCGAGGCTTCCCCAGCCATGGAAGATCCCGGGGCACGGACGACGGAACGGTGGTCACCCACCCGGGAGGAACTCGCGTCCGTCCGGACCACTGTGGCCCGGTTGAGGGCCGCCTACCCCTCGGTCGATGCGGACACCGTCGAGGCGACGGTCAAGGCGGCGTACGACTCGTACCGGCAGGCCAGGGTCAGGAAGTACGTCCCGATCCTCGCCGAACGCCGGTCCCGGAAGGCGCTCGCCGTCGTCGTCGGGAGCACCCCGGACGTGCTGGGGGACGCGCCGTGA
Protein-coding sequences here:
- a CDS encoding alpha/beta fold hydrolase; amino-acid sequence: MASNTIYRSAGGRELIRRWCHEQLDGWDVPHERTVVDAGGAQTHVVSAGTGATTVVFVPGTNFNAAASLPLATALVAAGHRVSLLDVPGQPGLSSGGRDLCGGRLSWYGTWLDEVIDETSPGSVVVMGHSFGAAIALSGASRHIERLVLVSPGGLTGLRLPPGLLAASAAWFLRPAPRSSARLLRAMLAPDHEPRERLVEWMTLVARHSRSSGAPGTADLPARPVSRTVFTGEHDVFLPPKRIGPAVTRTLGVELRVLPGAGHLVVEEAPDRLAALVDGGTW
- a CDS encoding ribosomal maturation YjgA family protein, yielding MSRCRDGATATAPDLRRTRLVAAGAAVLTVAAGLGLRAVTAGSTAKYGGDALYTVLLLTLVVLVAPRLTPLRAAGTALAASWAVEFLQLTAVPAELSRHSTAARLVLGSTFNAPDLFWYVVGAAGGWLLHTALAPSEPADRRPC
- a CDS encoding alkene reductase, with amino-acid sequence MTSAFEPVHVAGTTLANRIALAPMTRSRAGQGGIATGLVAEYYTQRASAGLIITEGIQPSVVGQGYPFTPGLHDAEQVAAWREVTDSVHAAGGRIFAQLMHSGRIGHPTLLPDGLVPVAPSAVAAQGQLFTGEGMKDFVTPHELTGAEVRQTIADYAQAARNAVEAGFDGVELHGANGYLIHQFLAPGSNLRTDEWGGPVENRIRFAVEVVKAVAAAIGAERTALRVSPGNTYNDIAEPDPQPVYEALVKEIDGLGLAYLHVLEHAPEAREATLALRKQFSGPFVLNPATEGPTDHRALSLIEDGVADLLAFGSLFLANPDLPDRLRTEGPYNTPDPATFFGGDARGYTDYPTR
- a CDS encoding MarR family winged helix-turn-helix transcriptional regulator, coding for MTAESVREPRSATQCAAVPSAVLDGPVSHAISRVSRLHRIAAGRVLRNLGLHPGQEFLMMHLWDSGAVRQSELIKALGLDPSTVTKMLQRLELSGHVRRSPDPADRRASLVEATEASRGLLVEVRRAWGELERQTLDDLDAAERTELARLLGKVEATLCTELARAFGAECDATDKGPGGC
- a CDS encoding three-helix bundle dimerization domain-containing protein, giving the protein MAPATLQGAERTEASPAMEDPGARTTERWSPTREELASVRTTVARLRAAYPSVDADTVEATVKAAYDSYRQARVRKYVPILAERRSRKALAVVVGSTPDVLGDAP